One genomic window of Halogeometricum sp. S3BR5-2 includes the following:
- a CDS encoding amidohydrolase, which produces MTSFADLTLTEIRRDLHRHPEAGWKEFRTTALVAEELDALGFDLSLGADAVDVAERLGVPDDDDVAAARERAKREGAPEEYLEYMDDVTGLVAEKRYGDGPTIGVRVDIDALERSEAMDDDHRPAREGFASTHPGEMHACGHDGHTAIGVGIARAFDEEGFDGTLKLFFQPAEEGGRGGKPMSETDHLDDVDALFALHLGLDEETGTIVGGYDRPLSNAKIDVTFEGEPAHAGGAPNEGRNALQAMSTAIQNLYAIPRHADGMTRINVGRVSADNAQNVICEEARMRVEVRGGDADLNDYMMAKADRVVDAAADMHEVEHETSLYGMTTTFENDQSMVDAVMAAAEGVDGVDQICGRSPFGGSEDASFLIRKVQENGGVAAYVGVGASNPAGHHTAYFDIEEESLDIAVDVVTESIRRVAGDLR; this is translated from the coding sequence ATGACCTCGTTCGCCGACCTGACGCTGACCGAGATTCGCAGGGACCTCCACCGTCACCCCGAGGCGGGGTGGAAGGAGTTCCGAACCACCGCGCTCGTCGCCGAGGAACTGGACGCCCTGGGCTTCGACCTCTCGCTCGGAGCCGACGCCGTGGACGTCGCGGAGCGACTCGGCGTCCCGGACGACGACGACGTCGCCGCCGCGCGCGAACGCGCGAAGCGCGAGGGCGCCCCCGAGGAGTACCTGGAGTACATGGACGACGTGACCGGTCTCGTCGCCGAGAAGCGCTACGGCGACGGGCCGACGATAGGCGTCCGCGTCGACATCGACGCCCTCGAACGGTCGGAGGCGATGGACGACGACCACCGCCCCGCCCGCGAGGGGTTCGCCAGCACCCACCCCGGCGAGATGCACGCCTGCGGCCACGACGGCCACACCGCCATCGGCGTCGGCATCGCCCGCGCCTTCGACGAGGAGGGGTTCGACGGCACGCTGAAACTGTTCTTCCAACCCGCCGAGGAGGGCGGCCGCGGCGGCAAGCCGATGAGCGAGACCGACCACCTCGACGACGTGGACGCCCTGTTCGCCCTCCACCTCGGCCTCGACGAGGAGACGGGCACCATCGTCGGCGGCTACGACCGGCCGCTGTCGAACGCGAAGATAGACGTGACGTTCGAGGGCGAACCCGCCCACGCCGGCGGCGCGCCGAACGAGGGACGGAACGCCCTGCAGGCGATGAGCACGGCGATTCAGAACCTCTACGCCATCCCGCGGCACGCCGACGGGATGACTCGAATCAACGTGGGCCGGGTCAGCGCCGACAACGCCCAGAACGTCATCTGCGAGGAGGCGCGGATGCGCGTGGAGGTGCGCGGCGGCGACGCCGACCTGAACGACTACATGATGGCGAAGGCCGACCGCGTCGTCGACGCCGCCGCCGACATGCACGAGGTGGAACACGAGACGAGTCTGTACGGCATGACGACGACGTTCGAGAACGACCAGTCGATGGTGGACGCGGTGATGGCGGCCGCCGAGGGGGTCGACGGCGTGGACCAGATCTGCGGGCGGAGTCCGTTCGGCGGCAGCGAGGACGCCTCTTTTCTCATCAGGAAGGTACAGGAGAACGGCGGCGTCGCCGCCTACGTCGGCGTGGGCGCGAGCAACCCCGCGGGTCACCACACCGCCTACTTCGACATCGAGGAGGAGTCGCTGGACATCGCCGTCGACGTGGTGACCGAGTCGATTCGGCGGGTCGCGGGCGACCTTCGCTGA
- a CDS encoding anthranilate phosphoribosyltransferase — MSQVPERREFGEWPLKRLMTEVVGTGTKSAEDMNREQATEAMRRILADEPDHTTLGAFWLANRWKHNVAEELAAYADVMCEYVEYAEPDADPVDCGANYDGKGETAILGAAAGIVAAGAGTPVVVHSGDRVPTQKQDAYKHVLDELGIRTELSPEESADQVDETGFGFYYQPAFNPAIHDLFDRRDQMGVRTFVNTIETIANPANADVHLGSFYHLSFAKKIVDTFERSETLGPRRVVMFQGMEGYDDIRPGYTKVGESTDGVFTDFEIETAEYGMDFETEDLEVDPEDVAGDSAAITEDVVAGDRDDQFADAVELNAAFRIYAREDAESLSEGLEMARESLDSGAAEAVLEDLRAF; from the coding sequence ATGTCACAGGTACCGGAGCGACGGGAGTTCGGGGAGTGGCCGCTGAAGCGACTCATGACCGAAGTAGTCGGGACGGGAACGAAGTCCGCCGAGGACATGAACCGCGAGCAGGCGACCGAGGCGATGCGGCGCATCCTCGCGGACGAACCGGACCACACGACGCTGGGGGCGTTCTGGCTGGCGAACCGCTGGAAGCACAACGTCGCCGAGGAACTCGCCGCCTACGCCGACGTGATGTGCGAGTACGTCGAGTACGCCGAACCTGACGCCGACCCGGTCGACTGCGGGGCGAACTACGACGGGAAGGGGGAGACCGCCATCCTCGGCGCCGCCGCGGGCATCGTCGCCGCGGGCGCCGGTACGCCCGTCGTCGTCCACTCGGGGGACCGAGTGCCGACGCAGAAGCAGGACGCCTACAAGCACGTCCTCGACGAACTCGGGATTCGAACGGAACTCTCCCCCGAGGAGAGCGCCGACCAGGTGGACGAGACGGGGTTCGGTTTCTACTACCAACCGGCGTTCAACCCCGCGATTCACGACCTGTTCGACCGCCGCGACCAGATGGGCGTGCGGACGTTCGTCAACACCATCGAGACCATCGCCAACCCGGCGAACGCCGACGTCCACCTCGGGAGCTTCTACCACCTCTCCTTCGCGAAGAAGATAGTCGACACCTTCGAGCGCTCGGAGACACTCGGCCCGCGCCGCGTCGTCATGTTCCAGGGGATGGAGGGGTACGACGACATCCGGCCGGGGTACACGAAGGTCGGCGAGTCCACCGACGGCGTGTTCACCGACTTCGAGATAGAGACGGCCGAGTACGGGATGGACTTCGAGACGGAGGACCTCGAGGTGGACCCCGAGGACGTGGCGGGCGACTCCGCGGCGATAACCGAGGACGTCGTCGCCGGCGACCGAGACGACCAGTTCGCCGACGCCGTCGAACTCAACGCGGCGTTCCGCATCTACGCCCGCGAGGACGCCGAGTCGCTGAGCGAGGGCCTGGAGATGGCCCGCGAGAGCCTCGACTCCGGCGCGGCCGAGGCGGTTCTCGAAGACCTGCGGGCGTTCTGA
- a CDS encoding Lrp/AsnC family transcriptional regulator: protein MSALTDDWRSDLDAVDARLVDEYQSGFPVVERPFRAVGEELGVSEDEALARVRTLSERGIFRRFGAVLNPPVIGSSTLAAVSAPEDRFAEVAAIINDHRQVNHNYRRDHEWNMWFVVTAASREKRDEILADIEERTGLEVLNLPMLTDYYIDLEFPVVNDDRFARESLAATDVNATRISEEAAGDLSALDAALLVEIQDGFPLSATPYRDIAETLSASGINASTEGVLAAVRRLLDDGCIKRVGCVVNHVVTGFDANCMVVWDVPDDELDERGEAVGRLPYVTLCYHRPRRPEQNWPYSLFTMIHGREADAVDEKIDELASEYLPFDHERLYSTETLKQTGAQYEKLVGSDE, encoded by the coding sequence ATGAGCGCACTGACCGACGACTGGCGCTCGGACCTCGACGCCGTGGACGCGCGCCTCGTCGACGAGTACCAGAGCGGTTTCCCGGTCGTCGAACGTCCGTTTCGCGCCGTCGGCGAGGAACTCGGCGTCTCCGAGGACGAGGCGCTCGCGCGCGTCCGAACCCTCTCGGAGCGAGGTATCTTCCGGCGGTTCGGCGCGGTGTTGAACCCCCCCGTCATCGGCAGTTCGACGCTGGCGGCCGTCTCGGCGCCAGAGGACCGGTTCGCCGAGGTGGCGGCGATAATCAACGACCACCGGCAGGTGAACCACAACTACCGGCGGGACCACGAGTGGAACATGTGGTTCGTCGTCACCGCCGCCTCCCGCGAGAAGCGCGACGAGATTCTGGCCGACATCGAGGAACGCACCGGCTTGGAGGTGTTGAACCTCCCGATGCTGACGGACTACTACATCGACCTCGAATTCCCGGTCGTCAACGACGACCGCTTCGCCCGCGAGAGCCTCGCGGCGACGGACGTGAACGCCACGCGCATCTCCGAGGAGGCGGCGGGGGACCTCTCGGCCCTCGACGCCGCCCTCCTGGTCGAGATTCAGGACGGCTTCCCGCTCTCGGCGACGCCGTACCGCGACATCGCGGAGACGCTCTCCGCGTCCGGCATCAACGCGAGTACGGAGGGCGTGCTCGCGGCCGTCCGGCGACTCCTCGACGACGGCTGCATCAAGCGCGTCGGCTGCGTCGTCAACCACGTCGTCACCGGCTTCGACGCCAACTGCATGGTCGTCTGGGACGTCCCCGACGACGAACTCGACGAGAGGGGGGAAGCGGTGGGTCGCCTGCCGTACGTCACGCTCTGTTACCACCGGCCGCGCCGCCCGGAGCAGAACTGGCCGTACAGCCTCTTCACGATGATTCACGGCCGGGAGGCCGACGCCGTCGACGAGAAGATAGACGAACTCGCCTCGGAGTACCTGCCGTTCGACCACGAGCGCCTCTACTCGACGGAGACGCTGAAACAGACCGGCGCGCAGTACGAGAAACTGGTCGGGTCGGACGAGTAA
- a CDS encoding PHP domain-containing protein, with protein sequence MSLTVRIDPHVHSEASYDAEDPVELILEQAAEIGLDAVVITDHDVVHESVRAAELAPMYGLVGIPGVEVSTADGHLLCLGVREMPPRRAPMKETVEWVRDRGGVAIVPHPFQRSRHGVRKKRLRGVDPDAIEVYNSWLFTGWKNRRARRFAKGRGYPGVAGSDAHKVGYVGRAYTEIDIPNATRAGLSEEVILDAIRGGSTRVEGRRTPIPTSARHYAGAGVRKSGYFAKQGALKSGSLAKTGVAQMARTLYRVSPFR encoded by the coding sequence GTGTCCCTCACCGTCCGTATCGACCCCCACGTCCACTCGGAAGCGTCGTACGACGCCGAAGACCCCGTGGAGCTGATACTGGAGCAGGCCGCCGAAATCGGCCTCGACGCCGTGGTCATCACCGACCACGACGTCGTCCACGAGTCGGTCCGCGCGGCCGAGTTGGCCCCGATGTACGGCCTCGTCGGCATCCCCGGCGTCGAAGTCTCCACCGCGGACGGCCACCTCCTCTGTCTCGGCGTCCGGGAGATGCCGCCGCGGCGCGCGCCGATGAAGGAGACGGTCGAGTGGGTGCGCGACCGGGGCGGCGTCGCCATCGTCCCGCACCCGTTCCAGCGGAGTCGCCACGGCGTCCGGAAGAAGCGCCTGCGCGGCGTCGACCCCGACGCCATCGAGGTGTACAACTCGTGGCTGTTCACGGGGTGGAAGAACCGCCGCGCGCGCCGGTTCGCGAAGGGCCGCGGCTACCCCGGCGTCGCCGGCAGCGACGCGCACAAAGTGGGGTACGTCGGCCGCGCCTACACCGAGATAGACATCCCGAACGCCACCCGCGCGGGCCTCTCCGAGGAGGTCATTCTCGACGCCATCCGCGGCGGGTCCACCCGCGTCGAGGGCCGACGGACGCCCATCCCGACCAGCGCGCGCCACTACGCCGGCGCGGGCGTCCGCAAGAGCGGTTACTTCGCCAAACAGGGCGCGCTCAAGAGCGGGTCGCTCGCGAAGACGGGCGTCGCGCAGATGGCGCGGACGCTCTACCGCGTCTCGCCGTTCCGGTAG
- a CDS encoding Rieske (2Fe-2S) protein, with translation MSSTDRFREVVPVDELEREGRVQTTVDGRSLALFHHEGEVRVVDNRCPHMGFPLSEGSVEDGVLTCHWHHARFELSCGDTFDPWADDVRTFPVEVREGSVYVDPHPEPDEPPAEHWAARLEDGMEQNLRLVVAKSAIGLVDAGVSADEITERGVRFGARYRESGWGSGLTILAAMRNVLPDLRDEDRKRALYQGLVHVGDDCAGEPPRFDQEPFDTDDVSFARLKEWFRENVEVRDSDGAERVLRTAIANGADDARLAEMLAAAATDHRYLDTGHTLDFVNKACEALDRIGWEHADDVLPSLVDGLATAARAEETSSWRQPVDLAATLEETFADLDSLVAEGSESHWSVPDDFTETLLSDDPETVVSALEDAIRAGASVDELAGEVAFAAATRVARFATVNEFSDWNTVHHTFTYANAVHQLARRTESSDLYRGVFDAAVNVYLDRFLNTPPAPLPDPASDSDADPEAHLDALLGTFDAEGEVNEAGARAAHFLDCGGEMSVLRERLGEALLREDAGFHTYQALEAGFAQADLREDPEEVRTLLVAVARYLGAHFPTRREREQTFTIAARLQRGEKLHVDGGNRDGTEGGA, from the coding sequence ATGAGTTCGACAGACCGATTCCGCGAAGTCGTCCCCGTGGACGAACTCGAACGCGAGGGGCGGGTACAGACCACCGTCGACGGCCGGTCGCTCGCCCTCTTTCACCACGAGGGAGAGGTGCGCGTCGTCGACAACCGCTGTCCCCACATGGGGTTTCCGCTGTCGGAGGGCAGCGTCGAGGACGGCGTGCTGACGTGCCACTGGCACCACGCCCGCTTCGAACTCTCGTGCGGCGACACGTTCGACCCGTGGGCCGACGACGTGCGGACGTTCCCCGTGGAGGTGCGCGAGGGGAGCGTCTACGTCGACCCGCACCCCGAACCGGACGAACCGCCCGCCGAGCACTGGGCCGCGCGACTGGAGGACGGGATGGAGCAGAACCTCCGTCTCGTCGTCGCCAAGTCCGCCATCGGCCTCGTCGACGCGGGCGTCTCCGCCGACGAGATAACCGAACGGGGGGTGCGCTTCGGCGCGCGTTACCGCGAGAGCGGGTGGGGGTCGGGGCTCACCATCCTCGCGGCGATGCGGAACGTCCTCCCCGACCTGAGAGACGAAGACCGCAAGCGGGCGCTGTATCAGGGCCTCGTCCACGTCGGCGACGACTGCGCGGGCGAACCGCCGCGGTTCGACCAGGAACCGTTCGACACCGACGATGTGTCGTTCGCCCGTCTGAAGGAGTGGTTCCGCGAGAACGTCGAGGTACGCGATTCGGACGGCGCGGAGCGAGTGCTTCGAACGGCCATCGCGAACGGCGCGGACGACGCCCGCCTCGCGGAGATGCTGGCCGCGGCGGCGACGGACCACCGCTACCTCGACACGGGTCACACGCTCGACTTCGTGAACAAAGCGTGCGAGGCGCTGGACCGCATCGGCTGGGAGCACGCGGACGATGTCCTGCCGAGTCTCGTGGACGGATTAGCGACGGCGGCGCGCGCCGAGGAGACGTCCTCGTGGCGTCAGCCCGTGGACCTCGCGGCGACGCTGGAGGAGACGTTCGCTGACCTCGACTCGCTGGTCGCCGAGGGCTCCGAATCGCACTGGTCCGTTCCCGACGATTTCACCGAGACGCTCCTGTCCGACGACCCCGAAACCGTGGTCTCGGCGCTCGAAGACGCGATTCGGGCGGGGGCGTCCGTCGACGAACTGGCGGGCGAAGTCGCCTTCGCCGCCGCCACCCGCGTCGCGCGGTTCGCCACCGTCAACGAGTTCTCGGATTGGAACACGGTCCACCACACGTTCACCTACGCGAACGCCGTCCACCAGTTGGCTCGGAGAACCGAGTCGAGCGACCTCTACCGCGGCGTGTTCGACGCTGCGGTGAACGTCTACCTCGACCGCTTCCTCAACACGCCGCCCGCGCCGCTTCCGGACCCGGCGTCGGACTCGGACGCCGACCCCGAGGCCCACCTCGACGCCCTCCTCGGGACGTTCGACGCGGAGGGGGAGGTGAACGAGGCGGGCGCGCGCGCCGCGCACTTCCTCGACTGCGGCGGCGAGATGTCGGTTCTCCGCGAGCGACTCGGCGAGGCCCTCCTCCGGGAGGACGCCGGCTTCCACACCTACCAGGCGCTCGAAGCCGGGTTCGCGCAGGCGGACCTCCGGGAGGACCCCGAGGAGGTGAGGACCCTACTGGTCGCCGTCGCGCGTTACCTCGGCGCGCACTTCCCGACGCGCCGGGAACGCGAGCAGACGTTCACTATCGCCGCGCGGTTGCAACGCGGCGAGAAACTCCACGTCGACGGCGGGAACCGGGACGGGACCGAGGGCGGAGCGTAG
- a CDS encoding NAD(P)/FAD-dependent oxidoreductase, with amino-acid sequence MTTRVGIVGAGASGAGAAYALREADAEVTILEKSRGVGGRAATRRKNDCRYDHGANYVKDGGERTDSLLRELGDDGLVDVEEPVWIFGGDGEIREGDDDEAHKWTWTEGITQLGKRLLDRTDAEVRKGTRVERIAREGSGDGTDAETWTLADTDGETHGPFDVLLLTPPAPQTAALLEATEWDDDRLETLTDAVSDVDYRTIRTFVLDYDFRESYPWYGAVNVDDGHEVGWLSREECKEGHVPDGESLLVAQMAPDWSADRYDDPIEEAGADAAELVADLLGDGRYADPEWMDDQGWRYALPEGGADEETVRSAEDAGLFFAGDWTVGEGRVHRALWSGHDVGERIGDGAGDAAEDGN; translated from the coding sequence ATGACCACCCGCGTCGGCATCGTCGGCGCGGGCGCGTCGGGCGCCGGGGCGGCGTACGCCCTGCGCGAGGCGGACGCCGAAGTGACGATACTGGAGAAGAGCCGCGGCGTCGGCGGGCGCGCGGCGACTCGGAGGAAGAACGACTGCCGCTACGACCACGGCGCCAACTACGTCAAGGACGGCGGCGAGCGGACCGACTCGCTGCTCCGCGAACTCGGCGACGACGGGTTGGTCGACGTCGAAGAACCCGTCTGGATATTCGGGGGCGACGGGGAGATACGCGAGGGCGACGACGACGAGGCGCACAAGTGGACGTGGACCGAGGGCATCACTCAGTTGGGCAAACGCCTCCTCGACCGGACGGACGCCGAGGTGCGGAAGGGGACGCGCGTCGAGCGAATCGCCCGCGAGGGGTCGGGAGACGGGACCGACGCGGAGACGTGGACCCTCGCCGACACCGACGGGGAGACGCACGGCCCGTTCGACGTCCTCCTCCTGACCCCGCCCGCGCCGCAGACGGCCGCCCTGCTGGAGGCGACGGAGTGGGACGACGACCGACTCGAAACGCTGACCGACGCCGTCTCCGACGTCGACTACCGCACCATCCGCACGTTCGTGCTGGACTACGACTTCCGCGAGTCGTACCCGTGGTACGGCGCCGTCAACGTCGACGACGGCCACGAGGTGGGGTGGCTCTCCCGCGAGGAGTGCAAAGAGGGCCACGTCCCCGACGGCGAGAGCCTCCTCGTCGCGCAGATGGCGCCCGACTGGTCGGCCGACCGCTACGACGACCCGATAGAGGAGGCGGGCGCCGACGCCGCGGAACTGGTCGCGGACCTCCTGGGCGACGGACGGTACGCCGACCCCGAGTGGATGGACGACCAAGGCTGGCGCTACGCCCTCCCCGAGGGCGGCGCCGACGAGGAGACGGTCCGGAGCGCCGAGGACGCCGGCCTCTTCTTCGCCGGCGACTGGACGGTCGGCGAGGGCCGCGTCCACCGGGCGCTCTGGAGCGGTCACGACGTCGGCGAGCGAATCGGGGACGGCGCCGGCGACGCGGCCGAGGACGGGAACTGA